The Bacteroidota bacterium DNA window AGCATTGAAACGTTTCGATAAATCTTTAACAACTATTTGCATCATAAAATGTTAAGGGTTGTTATTTTTAAACTGTTTAGCTATTTCGTCCAGCTCGTTGTACCAGGCTTCACCAAACTTACGGGTTAAGGCATTTTTTAAAAACTGGTAAACCGGCACCTGATGTTCCTTACCCAATGTACAGGCCGGTGCGCAAATATCCCAACTGTGGTAATTTAACGCTTCGTAGTTACCAACCTGGCTGATGCGTATAGGGTATAAATGACACGAAATAGGTTTATACAAACTGCTTTTCCCATTTTTATGCGCTTCTTCAATACCACATTTTAATATACCATTGGCATCGCGTAACGAAAAATTGCACTCACCCGTAGGTAAACAGGTTGTCACTAAATCGCCATCAGAATCGCGCTCCCAAAAACCACGTTCTGCTATGGCTTTAATGCCTGCTTCCGTTAAAAATGGTTTTATATTTTCTATTTCGCTGGCCAAGGTTTCTATTTCTTCTTCCGTAATAGGCGCTCCAAAATCACCCTCAACACAACAGGCACCTTTACAGGCTGTTAAGTTGCAAATAAAATTGCGCTCCAACACATCTTCCGAAACAATTGTATTATCTAATAAAATCATAAAACAAGGTTCAATAATACCATTTTTATGGCAATGTTATGACTGATATTTGTTTTTGATAAAGAACAAGCTACCTACT harbors:
- a CDS encoding DUF3109 family protein; its protein translation is MILLDNTIVSEDVLERNFICNLTACKGACCVEGDFGAPITEEEIETLASEIENIKPFLTEAGIKAIAERGFWERDSDGDLVTTCLPTGECNFSLRDANGILKCGIEEAHKNGKSSLYKPISCHLYPIRISQVGNYEALNYHSWDICAPACTLGKEHQVPVYQFLKNALTRKFGEAWYNELDEIAKQFKNNNP